A part of Variovorax sp. HW608 genomic DNA contains:
- a CDS encoding glycine zipper 2TM domain-containing protein, with protein sequence MDLNSTINPPAGPMARSSKALWVVIGVLSIAVAALGGALVHKEVGNTSQPQATSLTIATPVRAPDDFKPAAVQAPSDPPPTQAALATTLPPPPVRAPQVIPPNTAAGSPAQVAPAGEGAAPPAHKVCSVCGHVESVRTIKHQKPTTGVGAVAGGVVGGVLGNQIGSGNGRTLATVAGAVGGGFAGNEIEKRTHTETVYQVSVRMDDGTLRTVETHSAPPVGKAVTLKNNVLRPANGQK encoded by the coding sequence ATGGACTTGAATTCCACAATCAACCCGCCTGCCGGGCCCATGGCCCGGTCGTCGAAGGCGCTCTGGGTTGTCATCGGCGTGCTGTCGATCGCCGTGGCCGCGCTGGGCGGCGCACTGGTTCACAAGGAGGTCGGCAACACCTCGCAACCCCAGGCGACTTCGCTCACCATCGCAACGCCGGTGCGCGCGCCGGACGACTTCAAGCCGGCGGCGGTGCAGGCGCCGTCCGACCCGCCGCCGACTCAGGCCGCCCTGGCCACCACGCTGCCACCGCCGCCGGTGAGGGCACCGCAAGTCATCCCGCCGAATACCGCGGCGGGCAGTCCCGCACAGGTCGCGCCGGCCGGCGAAGGCGCGGCGCCGCCGGCGCACAAGGTGTGCTCGGTGTGCGGGCACGTCGAATCGGTCAGGACGATCAAGCACCAGAAGCCCACCACCGGCGTCGGCGCGGTCGCGGGCGGTGTGGTCGGCGGCGTGCTCGGCAACCAGATCGGCAGCGGCAACGGCCGAACGCTGGCGACCGTGGCTGGCGCCGTGGGCGGCGGCTTCGCGGGCAACGAGATCGAGAAGCGCACGCACACCGAAACGGTCTACCAGGTCAGCGTGCGCATGGACGACGGCACGCTGCGCACCGTGGAGACCCACAGCGCACCGCCGGTCGGCAAGGCGGTCACGCTGAAGAACAACGTGCTGCGACCGGCGAACGGTCAAAAGTGA
- a CDS encoding alpha/beta fold hydrolase, with product MSTWVLLRGLTREAGHWGAFPALLRQRLPEGDRVIAIDLPGNGRLNHARSPARIEAYVDDCRRQLRVLGVETPVHVVAMSLGAMVTAHWASRHAAELAGCVLVNTSLRPFSPWYRRLRPANYGALLGVMCERSPRAREATILRLTTRHPPDAAATVDAWAALREAHPVSGANALRQLWAAMRYRASVEAPAVPLLVLSSRCDGLVDVRCSQRLARAWRAPIVEHPTAGHDLPLDDGPWTADQVSRWAAALTFDRSPVAARCSSA from the coding sequence GTGAGCACCTGGGTGCTGCTGCGCGGCCTCACGCGCGAAGCCGGCCATTGGGGCGCGTTCCCGGCGCTGCTGCGCCAGCGCCTGCCCGAAGGCGATCGCGTCATCGCGATCGACCTGCCCGGCAACGGCCGCCTGAACCATGCGCGCAGTCCGGCCCGGATCGAGGCCTATGTCGACGACTGCCGCCGGCAGCTTCGCGTGCTTGGCGTGGAGACGCCGGTGCATGTGGTCGCGATGTCGCTCGGCGCGATGGTCACGGCCCACTGGGCGTCGCGCCATGCCGCAGAGCTGGCAGGCTGCGTGCTCGTCAACACCAGCCTGCGGCCCTTCAGCCCCTGGTATCGGCGCCTCAGGCCTGCAAACTATGGGGCGCTGCTGGGCGTGATGTGCGAACGCAGCCCGCGCGCGCGCGAAGCGACCATCCTGCGCTTGACGACGCGGCATCCCCCGGACGCGGCCGCCACCGTCGATGCATGGGCCGCGCTGCGCGAGGCCCATCCGGTGAGCGGCGCGAATGCGCTGCGGCAGCTGTGGGCGGCGATGCGCTATCGCGCCTCGGTGGAGGCGCCCGCCGTGCCGCTGTTGGTGCTGTCGAGCCGGTGCGACGGACTGGTGGATGTGCGCTGCTCGCAGCGCCTCGCGCGCGCATGGCGGGCGCCGATCGTCGAGCACCCCACGGCGGGCCACGACTTGCCGCTCGACGACGGCCCATGGACGGCCGATCAGGTCAGCCGGTGGGCGGCCGCGCTCACTTTTGACCGTTCGCCGGTCGCAGCACGTTGTTCTTCAGCGTGA
- a CDS encoding M14 family zinc carboxypeptidase, with product MKSPDLPELMELQALARRAGSCMTRRVLGEVEAGAQRFALEAFILGSSAPEAPAIGFFGGVHGLERIGAEVTIAYLRSLVMRLQWDATVQRLLEGVRLVFMPVVNPGGLWLGTRANPNGVDLMRNAPIESVERVPFLIGGQRVSAALPWFRGAPGAAMERESAALCELVETELLNRPFSIAIDCHSGFGLADRIWFPFAHASRPIAHLAEVHALCEIVDETLLHHRYVLEPQSRQYLAHGDLWDFLYLRACERGCVFLPLTLEMGSWIWVKKNPKQLFSRHGIFNPMIEHRQQRVLRRHLGWLDFLTRAACSHERWLPTGADREEHTRRALERWYAASRKGRR from the coding sequence GTGAAGTCGCCCGATCTGCCCGAACTGATGGAGCTCCAGGCGCTCGCCCGACGGGCGGGCTCCTGCATGACGCGCCGCGTGCTGGGCGAGGTCGAGGCCGGCGCGCAACGCTTCGCACTGGAAGCCTTCATCCTCGGCAGCAGCGCGCCCGAAGCCCCGGCGATCGGCTTCTTCGGCGGCGTGCACGGCCTGGAGCGCATCGGCGCGGAAGTCACGATCGCCTACCTGCGCAGCCTCGTGATGCGGCTGCAGTGGGACGCCACCGTGCAGCGGCTGCTCGAAGGCGTGCGGCTGGTGTTCATGCCGGTGGTCAATCCGGGCGGGCTGTGGCTGGGCACGCGCGCGAATCCGAACGGGGTGGACCTGATGCGCAATGCGCCGATCGAATCGGTCGAGCGCGTTCCCTTCCTGATCGGCGGCCAGCGCGTGAGCGCAGCCTTGCCCTGGTTTCGCGGCGCGCCGGGCGCGGCGATGGAGCGCGAAAGCGCGGCGTTGTGCGAACTCGTCGAGACCGAGTTGCTGAATCGCCCCTTCAGCATCGCGATCGATTGCCATTCGGGCTTCGGGCTCGCGGACCGCATCTGGTTTCCGTTCGCGCATGCCTCGCGGCCGATCGCGCATCTGGCCGAGGTCCATGCCTTGTGCGAGATCGTGGACGAAACGCTGCTGCACCACCGCTACGTGCTGGAGCCGCAGAGCCGCCAGTACCTCGCGCACGGCGACCTGTGGGATTTCCTCTACCTGCGCGCCTGCGAGCGCGGCTGCGTGTTCCTGCCGCTCACGCTGGAGATGGGCTCGTGGATCTGGGTGAAGAAGAATCCGAAGCAGCTCTTCTCGCGGCACGGCATCTTCAATCCGATGATCGAGCACCGCCAGCAGCGCGTGCTGCGCCGCCACCTGGGCTGGCTGGACTTCCTCACGCGCGCCGCCTGCAGCCACGAGCGTTGGCTGCCCACCGGCGCAGACCGGGAGGAACACACGCGCCGTGCGCTCGAGCGCTGGTACGCCGCGAGCCGGAAAGGCCGCCGGTGA